One Astatotilapia calliptera chromosome 1, fAstCal1.2, whole genome shotgun sequence DNA segment encodes these proteins:
- the cdc42se2 gene encoding CDC42 small effector protein 2 translates to MTEFWVCFSCCIAEQPQPKRRRRIDRSMIGEPTNFVHTTHVGSGDMGLGLASVDLVQAQMKSKGGYAHTSSEGSQL, encoded by the exons ATGACTGAGTTCTGGGTTTGTTTCAGTTGCTGCATTGCAGAGCAGCCACAGCCT AAGCGGCGGCGAAGGATCGATCGCTCCATGATTGGGGAGCCGACAAACTTTGTTCATACCACACATGTAGGCTCAGGGGACATGGGCCTGGGTTTGGCATCA GTCGACCTAGTTCAGGCCCAGATGAAATCTAAAGGAGGATACGCGCACACAAGTTCTGAAGGTTCGCAGTTGTAA
- the nip7 gene encoding 60S ribosome subunit biogenesis protein NIP7 homolog has protein sequence MRPLTEEETKTMFEKLSKYIGENIKLLVDRPDGVYCFRLHHDRVYYMSEKILKLATNFSRDKLMSVGTCFGKFTKTKKFRLHITALDFLAPYAKFKVWVKPGTEQSFLYGNHVLKSGLGRITENTMQYQGVVVYSMADVPLGFGVAAKSTQECRRVDPMSIVVFHQADVGEFIRNEETLT, from the exons ATGAGGCCGCTAACAGAAGAAGAGACCAAAACGATGTTCGAGAAGTTATCTAAATA CATTGGTGAAAACATAAAACTTCTAGTGGACCGACCAGACGGCGTTTACTGTTTCAGGCTGCACCATGACAGAGTCTACTACATGAG TGAGAAAATTTTAAAGCTGGCCACCAACTTTTCCCGGGACAAACTCATGTCAGTGGGTACGTGTTTTGGGAAGTTTACAAAGACCAAGAAGTTCCGCCTGCACATCACAGCCCTGGATTTCCTTGCTCCATATGCAAAG TTTAAGGTGTGGGTGAAACCTGGAACAGAGCAGTCTTTCCTGTATGGGAACCACGTGCTAAAATCTGGTCTTGGCAGAATTACTGAGAACACGATGCAGTATCAGGGAGTTGTGGTTTACTCCATGGCAGATGTGCCTCTG GGTTTTGGTGTGGCGGCCAAGTCTACGCAGGAGTGTCGGCGAGTGGACCCCATGTCTATCGTTGTGTTCCACCAGGCTGATGTCGGCGAGTTCATAAGAAATGAGGAAACGTTAACATAA